The window GAAGTACGTTTCCGGAAAGTGACTTTCCGATTTCCGTTTCGAAACGGCTGGTAGGAGAAACGTTATCAATCGATCAGATGAGCTATAGAGTCACATGCTCTGGACTTTCCATCTGTTGTCATGTTCTGCATCAGCATTAAGCAGTGGGCTAGTATACTAAAAGCCAGATGCATTTTCGGTAAAGTCGTACGAATTTGGACGGTTATTCTTACAGCTGCAGACCAAAGGGTAGAAAAAACGCCGGGGTTTCCACATATgctggtttaaaattttgaaatgatttgttTCTTTCTCCTCGCATtgattaaatgaattaaaagaaaataaggaGACAAGAAAGAATGGGAGGAGCGTATGTGTTGAAAACGGGAGCAATTTTCGATCAAGCTAAAGTTCATAAcctgaaattttcaaatgaacACATCCGATACGCTACAGACCTTTAAAAAGTAATATTCAAAAGACCAAAACTTATTTGGTGTCATTTGTACGCGTTTAAGATGGTAGTTATGGGATCACGATTGGTAACTTTTGCCTAACACCACattaaattaactaattaagTTCATGGCACCATTTAAAGAACCGGAAAAAAACTTGAAACTAGTTGCATAAATACATACATGTGTACAACGGCGAACTCGGTAACAGCAGGGCCGCTACGGACTGCTCTCCGTCACGGGATTTTGTTCGGGATTATGGTCCGCCGAGGGTTGTGGTGGTGCTGGGGATTGGGATGGAGACTGAGGAAGGCACGTGCGGCGGCACGTGGGACAAGAGGAGTGAGAAGACAACCATTTTTGAATACACTGGGCATGAAACCCATGTTTACACCTCCGCAAAACTCTAATCCCTTCCCCCTCCACAAACTCCGACAAGCAAATGGCGCACTCCGCCTCCACCCCTGCCAGCTTCGCCTTCATCTCCGCCGTGTAAATCACCGTAGGTGCCGCCTCTAAGCACGAAGCCGTTGCCACATTGCTCTTCTGCTGAACATCAACCAACGCCTGCCGACTCTGAGGAACACTGTTGTTCTCACGATCAGAAGGGTAGCCTCTACCGCCGCGGAGGAAGCAGCGGATGGCGGCGTTAAGACCCAACGCGGAAATGAGAGCAGAGAGGAGGACGATGATGATCATGGCGGCGTTGGCCTCGAATTCTTTTGAGCCGGAGTAAGGCCACCAGCGGCAGGCGTGGGAAACGCATGTCGTTGGCCCTGTTGGAGGGGAAGGCAGCGGCGTAGGGAGGTGGATAAGGCCAAACTCGACTACCTCCCCCGCCGACAGCCCCACTGTTGGCGGTGGTCTCATTTATATATGCCCTTTTAATTAGTAATTCCTCTGCTGCTGCTGATGGTCTCtcagcagagagagagagagagagagagggattgcGTGAGGGTGGAGATTCGGAAGATTTATAGGTTCTAAAGAGTGTTAAGGCAGGGAAGGGAAGCAAGAAATGCATACGTGTAGTGTGGGTTTTTACGAAATTATTTATGGTATGGGTGGAATTTTATGAGATAAATATTTGTCATTATTTAGAATACCTCACATGTGTAGGGCATACGATTCTCACTACCTTCTTCTCGGAGCttcagggtgcgtttggtacgcagacgg is drawn from Malus domestica chromosome 14, GDT2T_hap1 and contains these coding sequences:
- the LOC103409998 gene encoding RING-H2 finger protein ATL79-like, with the translated sequence MRPPPTVGLSAGEVVEFGLIHLPTPLPSPPTGPTTCVSHACRWWPYSGSKEFEANAAMIIIVLLSALISALGLNAAIRCFLRGGRGYPSDRENNSVPQSRQALVDVQQKSNVATASCLEAAPTVIYTAEMKAKLAGVEAECAICLSEFVEGEGIRVLRRCKHGFHAQCIQKWLSSHSSCPTCRRTCLPQSPSQSPAPPQPSADHNPEQNPVTESSP